TCCGCAGCCACCCCGCCCCACCACCCGAGCCGGTCGGCCAGGTCCGCTTGCGGGCGATCGGCAGGGAACAGGCGTTCGACCTCAACGGCCCCAACGCGTGCCACCTGGTCACCAAGCAGGAAGAGGAGGTGATCCTCGCGCGGCTCGGCCCCGACCCGCTCCGCGACGACGCCGACCCGGACCTCGCATGGCAGCGGATCAGCCGCAGCCGGGCCGCCATTGGCGCGCTGCTGATGAACCAGGAGGTGATCGCCGGCGTGGGGAACATCTACCGCAGCGAGGTGCTGTTCCTGCTGGGCGTCCACCCCGAAACGCCCGGCCGCGAGCTTGGCGGCGAGCAGTTCGACCGGCTGTGGGAGAAGCTCACCGAGCTGATGGAGATCGGTCTGCGGTACAACCGCATCATCATCGCCGACCCGGCGACGGTCGGGAAACCCCGCGGCCGCATGAGCCGCAGCGAGCGCCTGCTAGTCTACAAGCAGGACCGCTGCACAACCTGCCAGACCAAGGTCAAATCGTGGCAGCTCGCCGCCCGCACGATTTATGCGTGCCCCAAGTGCCAGAAGCGGTAGAATCGGGGCCCAGCTCTTCCTGCGAATCCCAGGTCGGAACCATGGCCCGTTGCTCCGAGAACCGACAGCTCTACCCGACCCGCATCGACGGGCGGTTTGGGTGCATCGACTCGGCGGGCCAGGTCGTGATCGATCCCAAGTTTGACGTCGCCGGCGGATTCCGTGAGGGCGTCGCCGGAGTGTGGATGTGGAGCGGCCCGCCCGACGACAGCGGCCGGCCGTCGGCGCTGCACGGCTTCATCAACGACTCCGGCGACTGGATCGCCAAGCCGGCCTACGCGGAGTCGCGCGAGTTCTCCGACGGCCTGGCCGCGGTCCAACTCGGCAAGAAGTGGGGCTACCTCGACCTGAGTGGCCGGATGGCGATCGAGCCGAGATTCCGCGTCGCATGGGAGTTCTCAGAGGGACTCGCCCCGGTTGAGCTCAACGCCAAGACCATGGCTATGATCAATCGCCAGGGGGAGGTCGTGTTCGAGATGGCCGGCGCCCGGCTGGGCGGGTGCGGCGACGGCTTGATCCCGTGCGAACAGAAGCGGAGTTGGTCGTACCTCCGGCCCGACGGCTCGGTGGCGTTTGAGGTCGAGTGCACGGCCGCGGGCGGGTTCCAGGAAGGCCGCGCGGGGGTCCTCAGGTCGGGCCTGACCGGCTACCTGGATACCGATGGGCAATGGGCTATCCCGCCAACCTACCCGCAGGGGGGCAACTTCAGCGAGGGCCTCGCGGCGGTCGAGCTCCCGGCCGCCGGTGGCGGGTCCCGCGCGCCTGGCGAGCCGCAGACGTTCGCCTACATCGACCGGTCGGGCAAGCAGGCGATCGAGCAGACGTTCCTCGGCGCGCAGCCGTTCTCCGACGGCCTCGCCGCGGTGCAGATCGACGATCACGACCGCTACGCCTACATCGACCGCCAGGGCACGGTCGCCATCCCGCCGATGAAGTGCGGCTTTGCCAAGCCGTTCGAGGGAGAGCTGGCCGCCGTGCAGCACCCGCGGAACTTCGACCGGTTCGGGTACATTAACCGTCAGGGGGAGTTTGTCTGGAGGTGGTGACGCCGGCCGACAGGGGTGCGTCGCTGACCAGATGAGTTCAAGGACCAGCCAAGGTTCTGGCCGAGCGGCAGTTTCCCGCTGATTCTGCCCTGATTCTGACGCAGATCTCGCCCGTTGAAGCGATACAGTAGGCGGGACGCGGCTCCGGCCGCGTCTGCTCAATCTCATCCGCCATCCCGTCCACCGTTGCCCGAGCAACCTTCATGAGCATATTTCGCCAAGCCTTCCTCGCCCTGCTGGTCTCTCTGCTTCCGACGAGCGTGTTGGCGGAGGCCGACCAACGCCCCAACATCGTCGTGTTCATCACCGACGACCAGAGCCAGCTCGACTGCTCCGCCTACGGCGCCACGGATGTTAGGACGCCGAACATGCAGCGGCTGGCCCAGTCCGGCATGACGTTCGACCGGGCGTTTGTGGCGTCGCCGAGTTGCGCGCCGAGCCGCGCGGCGCTGCTGACGGGACTGATGCCCGCCCGCAACGGCGCCGAGCCGAACCACAGCCGGCCCCGCCCCGACATCAAGAAGTGGCCCGCCTACTTCCAGGAGCTTGGCTACGAGGTTGTCGCGTTCGGCAAGGTGGCGCACTACAAGCAGGCGGAGCTTTACGGATTCGACCAGCACGCCGCGGGCCAATGGCTAGCCAAGGGTAACATGAAGGCCGCCAAGGAGTACTTCAACGCGTATACGGGCGAGAAGCCGGTCTGCTTCCTGTTCGGCACGCACCAGCCGCACGTGCCCTGGCCGAAGAAGACAACCTACCAAGACGACTCGGTCACGCTCCGCCCAACGCATGTCGATACACCCACTACCCGGCGGTTCCGCGCGCAGTACTACACGTCGGTCTCGAGGGCCGACCGGATGCTCGGCACGGTCTACGACTTGGCGCGGGAGAAGCTGGGGGACGACACGCTGTTCGTGTTCACCAGCGACCACGGCGCCCAATGGCCTTTCGGCAAGTGGAACCTGTACGAGGAGGGCGTCCGCGTGCCGCTGATCGTGTCGTGGCCCGGCAGGGTCAAGGCCGGCGTGCGGACCGACGCGATGGTGAGCTGGGTCGACCTGTTGCCGACGCTGGTTGAGCTGGCCGGAGGCAAGGCGCCCGAGTCGCCCGAGCAGGTCGACGGCCGCTCGTTCGCTGGCGTGCTGCGGGGCGAGGCCGACAGCCACCGCGACGAGATCTACACCACCCACTCCGGCGACGGCAACTTCAACGTCTACCCGATGCGGGCGGTGCGCGACGGCCGCTGGAAACTCGTCCTCAACCTGCACCCGGAGTTCGCTTACGCCACCCACATTAATCGGGCCGGCAACGTCGACGGCGCCGGCTACTGGGCCACCTGGCTGGAAGCCGCCAAACGCGATGAGCGGGCCGCGTCGATTGTCAGCCGCTACCGCCAACGCCCGGCCGAAGAACTGTACGACCTCGAGGCCGACCCCCACGAGCAGCACAACCTCGCGTCCGATCCCACCCACGCCAACCGGGTCAAGGCGATGCGTAACCGGGTGGAGGCTTGGATGCAGTCTCAGGGCGATCAGCAGAAGCTCTACGGCGATCCTACGCTGCTAGAGTCGACGCCGGCGCCAACTCGCTAACCGCTGTCAGAGCGGGGCCGCTGTCTGAGCGACCCCAGCTACACCGCGTCCTTCTTGTCGCGCTGGTCGAGAAAGTGCAGGCGGCCAACCGTGTGCTCTCTGCGCCCCCCGAATTCGTGCCCCAAATGCCGCTATGCCTGGACCGGGCCGCGGGATTTCTCCCTCTGATTGCGTTTCTCCGTCCAAGCAACAGTTCTGGCGAAGCACAGCAACCTGTGCGGGGCGGGGAAATCGCTGCTATTGAAGAAACGGCTATTCCGTTAAAAATGAGGGCCACGACAGGCGCCCCCTCCCCGCTACCCACCTGCCCCCCGCACGCGACCAATGCCCCACACGTTCGTGATCTTCGGCGCCTCCGGCGACCTGACCAGCCGCAAGCTGATCCCCGCGCTCTACAACCTGCGCCGCAAGGGGCGGCTGCCCGAGGACACCAAGGTGGTGGGCGTGAGCCGCACGGCGTTCACGCACGAGGAGTGGCGGGCCAGCCTCGCCGAGACGACCGCCAAGTTCGCCGGCGAGAACTTCGACCCGGAGGTCTGGCAGGCGTTTGCCGAGAACGTCTTCTACCAGCCCGGCGACATCGGCAGTTCGGACGACTTCGTCAAGCTGAAGGGATTCCTCAACGAGCTGGAGGCCGGGCAGGACTCGATCCGGGTGTACTACCTGTCCACCGCGCCCCAGTTCTACGGGCCCGCGGTCGAGCAGCTGGGCGCCGCCGGCATGGCGGGCGAGACCAACGACTGCAGCCGCCGCGTGGTGATCGAGAAGCCCTTCGGCACCGACCTGGCCACGGCCCAGGAGCTGAACGAGGTGGTGCACCGTTCGTTTGACGAGCGGCAGGTCTACCGTATCGATCACTATCTCGGCAAAGAGACCGTGCAGAACCTGATGGTGCTGCGGTTCGCCAACACGATCTTCGAGCCGATCTGGAACCGCAACTACATCGACCACGTGCAGATCACCGTGGCCGAGGAGGTGGAGGTCGGCAAGCGGGCCGGCTACTACGACCACGCCGGCGTGGTGCGGGACATGATCCAGAACCACCTGCTCCAGCTGCTGATGATCACCGCCATGGAGGCGCCCGTCCGCTACGCGGCCGACCCGGTGCGGGACGAGAAGGTGAAGGTGCTGCAGGCGGTCAAGCCGATGCAGGGCGACGACTTCCGCCGCGACACGTTCCGCGGGCAGTACCGCGGCTACACCGGCCACGACGGCGTCGACGCCCGCAGCCGCACCGCCACGTTCGCCGCGCTCAAGCTGTGCATCCACAACTGGCGGTGGCAGGGCGTGCCGTTCTACCTGCGGAGCGGCAAGGCGATGAGCTGCCGCACCACGCAGATCGTGATCCAGTTCCGCCAGCCGCCGCACATGCTGTTCAACGACGGCCCCCGCAGCGTCACCGACGCCAACCGGCTGGTGATCCAGGTGCAGCCCAACGAGGGCATCCAGCTCCACTTCGAGACCAAGGTCCCCGACGCCGGCATGAAGATGCGTCAGACCGACCTGGACTTCAACTACCAGCGCGAGTTCAAGGGCCGCAGCATGCCCGAGGCCTACGAGCGGCTGCTGCTGGACGCCATCGAGGGCGACGCCAGCCTCTTCGCCCGCGCCGACGAGGTCGAGGCGGCGTGGAAGATCTGCGACCCAATCCTACAGGCATGGCAGTCAGGCGATAAACCGACGCTCTACATGTACGACCCGGGCTTCTGGGGCCCGCAGGAGTGCACCGAATGGATGAGCGCACAGGGAAGGAACTGGTTCGACATATGTCCAGTCTTGCACTGATGGGGGTCCCGCAAACGCACACGTTGCCGGACGGCTACCGCATCCAATTGGCGCCGTGGGGCCGCCGGGAGCTGCTGCTGATCGGGCTGCCGCTGCTGATCGCCACCGTGTTGATCGCCACGCTGGCCGGCCCGTGGGCGCCGTTGGCGGTTGTGCCGGGCGTGCTGCTGGCGGCGCTGCTGTGGTTCTTCCGCGACCCGCCCCGCGCAATCCCAGTCGAAGAGGCGGCGTACGTCTCCCCGGCCGACGGCCGCGTGACCGACGTCACGCACCTGGACGAGTACCACTTCTTCGGCGGGCCTGCGACCCGCGTCGGCATCTTCTTGTCGGTGCTGGACGTGCACGTGAACCGCGTGCCGGCCGAAGCCGAAGTCGTCGAGACGCACTACGCCGAGGGCGCGCGTCACGACGCCCGCACGCCCGAGGCGACCGACCACAACGAGAGCCAGTGGGTCGGTTGGCAGGAGCCGTGCGGCGCGCGGTTCGCCGTTCGTCAGGTCTCCGGCGCTGTCGCGCGGCGGATCGTCTGCCCCCTCTCGCCCGGCGACCACTACGGCCGGGGCGAGCGGTTTGGCATGATCAAGTTCGGCTCGCGCACAGAGCTGATCGTGCCCGCGGGCGTGCAGATCGCCGTTAAGGCAGGCGACCGCGTGCACGGCGGGTCGACGATACTCGCCAGGCGTTAGCCCGCTCCCGATGACACGCAACCCGATCCTGCTGCTGCCCACGCTGCTGACGCTGGGAAACCTGCTGTGCGGCGTCTACGCGACGCTGCTGCTGGCGGTCCACGAGTCAGCCGGGCTGCCGTGGATCGCGCCCTGCCTGATCCTGTTGGGGCTGCTGCTCGACGGGGTCGACGGCGCCGCCGCCCGACGGCTGGGCGTTGCTTCGGAGTTCGGGGCCCGGCTCGACAGCCTGGCCGACCTGGTGACCTTTGGCGTCGCGCCCGCGCTGCTGGTCGTAAGGCTGAGCGAACCGGGCCGGCTAGCGTGGGTGGCGGCGGCCTGGCTGGCCTGCGCCGCGGCGCTGCGGCTGGCGAGGTTCTCGGCCGCCCCGGACGACCGCCGCCGCGACTTCCAGGGACTCCCCTGCCCCGCCGCGGCCGCCCTGCTGGCAGCCGCGGCGATCGCGCTGGCGTACGCTCACCCGCGGCTGGAGGCTGACGCCTACGCCAGCCTGTCCGCCGCCATTGCGGCGGTGGCGCCGGCCGCGGCAGCCGGCTTGGGGCTGCTGCTGGTCAGTCCCGTCCCGTACGCCCATCCTATGGCCCGGTTGGCGTCGCACGGCAGTCAGGCCAGGCTCGCCGTTGTGGCCGGTATTTCGGGGGCGTTGGCGTTGTTCGGGGGCTACGCCCCGCTGGTGATCTCTGGTCTATTTATAGTTTCGCCCCTATGGCTCGCGGCCGCCCCGGCGCGGCGCCCTCTCGCCCGCCCACGCCGCGACGCCTGAGCAAGCGTCACACCGGCCGGCTCACGGCCCCATCGGACCCCCTGCCTTGTTTACTGGACTCGTACGCGGACTGGCCGAAGTGATCTCGGTCACCCCAGACGGACCGGGCGTGACGATCACGATCGACCGCGCAGGTCTGGAGGACGACTCGGACCTCGGCGCTAGCATCGCGCTGAACGGCTGCTGCCTGACGGTCGTCGCGAACTACGACGACCGCGTCGACTTCCAAGCCGGCGAGGAGACGCTCTCCCGCACCAACCTCGGCCAGCTGAAGGCGGGCGACCGGGTGAACGTCGAGCCCTCGCTCCGCGCCGGCGACCCGCTCGGCGGGCACTACGTGACCGGCCACATCGACGCGCTCGGGACCGTTGACCGCCGGGACGACGACTCCGACTGGTCCAAGTTCTGGTTCCGCGTGCCGCAATCGCTGACCCGCCAGATGGCTAGCAAGGGCTCGGTTACGGTCGACGGGGTCAGCCTGACGCTGGTGGACGTCGAGGAAGAACGGTTCAGCGTGGCGCTGATCCCCCACACGCTGCAGGCTACCACGCTGGGCGGCCGCCAACCGGGCGACCGCGTGAACATCGAGACCGACGTCCTGGCCAAGTACGTCGAGCGGCAGCTGTCCGGCCGCCCCGGCGCCTGACCCGCTGCTCCCAAGCCCCCAACCACCGCCCGCGTCCATGTCGAGCCCGCGACAAACCAAATCGTTCCTGATGAAACGCCTCGGCGAGATCGGCGTTGCGCCGGCGTCGCGGCACGGGCAGAATTTTCTGATTGACCTCAACCTGGTGGAGCTGATCGTCAACTCGGCCGACCTCGGCCCGCGGGACGTGGTGCTGGAGATCGGCACCGGCACCGGCTCGCTCACCACGCTCATGGCGCCCAAGGCGGGCCGTGTGGTTACGGTTGAGATCGACGGCAACCTGTTCGAGCTGGCCAGCGAGCAGCTGATCGACTTCCCGAACGTCCAGATGCTGCAGACCGACGCGCTGAAGAACAAGAACACGTTCTCGCCGGTAGTGATGGACGCGGTCGGCCAGGCGCTGTCGGAGGTGCCGAACAGCCGGCTCAAACTAGTGGCCAACCTGCCGTACAACGTCGCCACGCCAATCCTCTCGAACCTGCTGCTGTGCGAGCACCTGCCGCACATGATGGTGGCGACCATCCAGAAGGAGCTGGGCGACCGCATCGTCGCCCAGCCGTGGAGCAAGGACTACGGGGCGCTGAGCGTGTGGATGCAGGCCCAGGCCAAGACCGAGATCGTCCGTGAGATGTCGCCCAAGGTGTTCTGGCCGCCCCCCAAGGTGACGTCGGCCATTGTGAGGATCACCGTCGACCCCGAGATGCGGGCCCAGATCCCCGACCTGCGGTACTTCCACCAGTTCGTGAAGGCGCTGTTCCTGCACCGCCGCAAGTTCCTGCGTGCGAACGTGGTGTCGGCGATGAAGCGCCATCTCAGCAAGGAAGACGTCGACCAGCTGATGACCGCGATGGAGTTTGGCCCCGACGCGCGGACCGAGCAGATCGACATCCCCACGCTGCTCCGCTTCACCGAGCTGGTCCGCGCCAAGGCGCCCGACTGGTCGCTCTAACGCGCCCCGCACGCCGCCAACCGGCCCGAGGCGGGCGGAAAACCGGCCATCGCCCGCCGTCCGGTAGCGCCGGATGTTCCGCCCGTTCCTGCGGCGCAGCGGCCCCTCCGCGTCGGGGGTACGGAAGCGTGCATACTTCCGGGCCCCCACATCGCCGTGGGCTACGGTCTTGCATGGTGGGAAACACCCCCTCCAGTACGGTTTCTGCCCGTCTTGGCCTCCTTCGCCGTCGCCCGGTACTAGTGATGAACACAAAACAAAAAATCGCGGTCCTTGTCGCTGTCAGCTGCCTGTCCCTCCTGCTGCTCATCGGAATCGGGTGGCGTTCGCTGTCCCAGCAGGTGACCCACCTGAACGACATCGTCGACCAGCACTTCCTCGTACTGCTGGACGAGGAGATCTCGCCGCTGATCCAGGACGAGATCCTGCCGGTCATCAACGAGGACTTCGTCGAGACCATGGCCATGCAGCAAAGCATCGCGATGCTGATCGACGCCGACCGCGACGCCTACCAGTCGCTGCTGGCCGAGGTCGAGATCCGCCAGCTCGCCGGCCGCGAGGACTTCGACCAGGAGAAGTACACCGAGCTGGTCGCGGCGCACGAGGAGAACCTGTCGCAGATCCATACCCGCGTCACCAAGGCGTCCGACGGCGTATTCAGCGACGCCTCGAAGGAGAGCCTGGCGGTCTCGCTGGCGAAGTTCAACGACTGGAAGATCGCCACGCAGGAGCTGGTGCAGCTCGCGTCGGCCGGCGCCGACGCGGACGTCGAGCAGATCGAGTCGCTCAGCCAGCAGGCGATGGAGGCGTTCGACGCGTTCCGCGGCCCGCTGGACGTCGCGAAGGAGACCCTGCAGCTGGACATCGCCGACGCGGTGACCGCGATCAAGGCCAAGAAGGACCGCATCAACGAGAGCGAGCAACGGGCCGCCGAGAGCCGCGAGGCCGTGGTCGCGACCGCCGGTCAGACCCGCCTGTCCGCCTCGCAGGCCGTGACCGGCTTCCTGGCGGTGGGCGGCGCCGCGATCGCGATCACCGCGACGCTCGGCGTGCTCATCTCCTGGTCGCTAATCAAGCCGCTGATGGCCACCATCGCGATGCTCGACGGCATCGCCCAGGCCGGCGGCGACCTGACGCAGCGGATGGCGACCAACCGGAAGGACGAGTTCGGCACGCTCGCCAAGGCGTTCAACCGGTTCATCGAGAAGATCCAGGCCACGGTCACCCACGTGGCGGAGAACTCGAAGGTGCTGGTGGCTTCGGCCGCCGAGCTCAACGAGGCCGCCGCGCGGCTCGCCGAGGGCGCCGCCGACACGTCGCTCCGGTCGTCGACGGTGGCGGCCTCGTCGGAGGAGACGTCGGTCTCGATGGCGCAGATCCTCCAGACCACGCAGACGATGAACAACAACTTCAAGGCCGTCTCCGAGGCCGTCGACGAGATGACGCAGAACATCTCCGGCATCGCCGGCAACACGGAGCAGTCCTCGTCGATCGCCAGCGACGCGTCCGTGGTGGCCAACGCCAGCCACGACAAGATGATGGTGCTCCGCCAGTCCGCGACCGAGATCGGCCGGGTGACGGAGGTGATCCAGGAGATCGCCGAGCAGACCAACCTGCTCGCGCTGAACGCCACGATCGAGGCGTCCCGCGCCGGCGCCGCTGGGCGGGGCTTCGCCGTGGTGGCCGCGGAGGTCAAGGAGCTGGCTAAGCAGACCGCCGAGGCGACCGACGACATCCGCCGGCGGGTAGCCGGCATCCAGAAGTCCTCCGACGAAGCGGTCGACTCGATCACCCAGGTCAACGAGGTGGTCTCGAACGTACAGACCATCTCGACCAGCATCGCCGCCGCGGTCGAGGACCAGCGCAACGTCGCGAACAAGATCTGCCAGCAGTTCCAGAGCGTCACCGAGGGGGTCCAGACGGTCACCCACTGCCTGGACGAGTCGTCCGTTGCTAGCGTCGAAGCGACCCAGAACATCATCAAGGTGGACGAAGTCGCCAAACGCACCGCCCAGGACGCCGCGCAGGCGGGCGACGTCGGCAACCGCATGACCGAGCTGGCCAACCGGCTGGAGGAAACCCTCAGCCAGTTCCGCTACTAGCCCGCTGCCCCAGCGGGCACCGCGTGCTCAAGGGCCGCCACGGTTTCGACCGTGGCGGCCTTTTTTCGTTCATTGGCCCCTCCCGGCGACTTCCAATCGAGCAGCGGCCGCAACGGACGGCCCAGGCCCTGTCCGCCAGCCGGCACAACCGGCAAGGTCGCACGGGCGCCCGAGGGGGGATCGCCGAAAGCTCCATCCGGGTGGTGGTTTTCCACGTCCGTAGTTCCCGAACTACGTTCACAACCGGGCTCGGCCTTCCACAGCCTCTCGTCGCAGCCATCCCTACCAACGAACCGCTGACGGAGTCATGAGAACAATACTTATCGCCGCCCTCGTGGCGACCACGTTCAGCACCAGCCACGCTGAAGACGCCGCCGGGCTGGCGCCAGCCGCCACCGCGGAGCCGTCGTACGACTCGCTGCTGGCCTCCCAGGTCGAGGCGCTCAAGACGCAGAACGATCTGCTGCGTGAGCAGATCCAGCTGCAGTCGTCCGACGGTTACGACGCCAACCAGGTGACCTTCTCCGACGGCATCTCGACCGAGTTCGTCGACGACCTCAACAGCCTGCTGGAGTGGCGTGAGTCGGTCGAGAAGGCCGAGGCCAAGGCGGCCGCCAAGGCCGCGCTCGCCCCGACGATTGGCTTCAAGGGGCGGTTCTTCTTCGACGCCTACAACTTCAGCCAGAACGCCGAGAGCGTCGCCCAGGTTGGCAACGCGGAGAACGCGGTGGCCCTGCGTTGGGCGTGGATCGAGATGGGCGGCCAGGTCATGGAGAACACCTCCTACCGCATCTGGTTCGACCTGGCGGGCCAGGTCAGCCTGCTGGACGTCTACCTCGACTTCGCCGAGCTGCCGTATGCCCAGAACGTGCGGGTCGGCCACTTCTTCGAGCCGTTCGGCATGGAGCAGCTGACGCCGAACAAGTACCTGACCTTCATGGAGCGGGCTTCGGCGTTCAACCTCGGCCGCAACACGGGCGTGATGGCCCACTCCGACGACGACCAGGCCAACTGGACCTACGGCCTCGGCGTGTTTGTCTCGGAGCAGGGTTCCAAGCCGCCCCGGTTCCAAGACGACAACGACGCCACGGCGATCACCGGACGGCTGACCTGGCTCCCGTGGTACGACGAGGCGACCGACGGCCGCGGGGTGTTCCACCTGGGCGTCGGCGGCAGCTACCGCAATCTGGCGGACGACACCGCCGAGTTCAAGCACCGCCCCGAGTCCTACATGGCGCCGGTCGTGATCGACACCGGCGTGGTCGCGGCTTCGGACTACCAGCTGCTCGGCCTCGAGGCCGCCTACGCCTACGGCTCGTTCGCGGTGCAGGCGGAGTACCAGGGCGCGTCGGTCAACACGCTCGGCCCTGGCTCGCAGTACCTCGACGGCGCCTACATCCAGACCAGCTACTTCCTGACCGGCGAGAACCGCTTCTACAACCGCCGCTCCGGCTCGTTCTCCAACAAGATCGTCCCGCTGGAGAACTTCTTCCGCGTGCGGACCGGCGAGTGCAGCACCTGCACCGGCTGGGGGGCGTGGGAGCTGGCCTACCGCTACGCCTACAACGACCTCAACGACACCACCATCCAGGGCGGCCGGATGGGCGTCCACCAGCTCGGCCTCAACTGGTACCTGTCGCCGTACACCCGGGCGATGCTCGACTTCATCCACTCCGACGCCGACACGACCGTGGCCAACGGGGGAGACCTGGACATCGTCCAGATGCGGATGCAGTTCAACCTGTAGGCCCGCATTCCCCGCGTCCGCGTCGATTCCGCCCAGCCCAACGAACAATCCCGGAGCCCGCTATGCGTCACCTGCTAGCCGCCGCCCTCGCCGTCGCCCTGATCGCCACGTCAACGCTGTCCGCCTCCGACCCGCCCCCCCGCGACCCCGCCGCCCGCGGGCAGGCGACGCGGCTCGACGCGACCAAGGGTCCCGACGGCCCGCTCGAGCTGGTCGTGTTCGGCGAGCCGGGCTGCTGCTGCGAGTGTGAGCGGCGCTGCCGCTGCGGCAAGAAGACCCGCATCGTGTGCGAGATGAAGAAGATCACCAAGCACCGCTGGAAGTGCGAGTGCGAGGACGTCTGCACCCTGCTGCCGGGGAAGTTGTGCGGCCTCTTCGGCAAGGGCGGCCCGGGGGCCGGCTGCTGTGACGGGTGCGGCGACGGCGACTGCTGCGACGCCTGCACGCAGTGCGACACGCCTCCCCGCACGGGCGTCTGCCGAACGGTGAAGCGGCTCGTCAAGGAAGCGTACGTCGTTGAGAAGCCGGTCTACAAGTGCGTGGTCGAGTACTGCTGCCCGGGCTGCAGCGACATCGTCGACGCCCGCGCCGCCGACCAACCGACAACCGCAGAGTCCGCCAAGGGCGAGCCGCGGACGCCCCGCGTGGCCCTGCTGCCGCTCAACGGCAGCGGCTACGGCGAGTAGACGCTGAGTGAGCAGCGGCGGCAGATCCCTGCGCCGGCGTGCGTTTCTGGACCCCGGACCTGGTTGGGCGGCAGCCCCCAGCCGGCGACGCGGAAACCTTGCCGCGATTACCCCTGCGGCGTTATGCTAGGGGAATTATCCAGGCGGAAACTGCACCATATTCGAGACCCACGCGATGCCCTTCATCGAGATGACCGGCGCCACGCTGGATCGCATCATCGCCGCTGACGAACTGCACCACGACGACCTCGCTTCCGCCGGCGTGCTGGACGGCACGATCGTCCGCATCAACCCACAGGGCGATATCGAGGTCCGGCGCCCTCAGGGCTGGGACGTGATCGGCGGACTGCTCGGCGA
This genomic interval from Posidoniimonas corsicana contains the following:
- a CDS encoding methyl-accepting chemotaxis protein, whose product is MNTKQKIAVLVAVSCLSLLLLIGIGWRSLSQQVTHLNDIVDQHFLVLLDEEISPLIQDEILPVINEDFVETMAMQQSIAMLIDADRDAYQSLLAEVEIRQLAGREDFDQEKYTELVAAHEENLSQIHTRVTKASDGVFSDASKESLAVSLAKFNDWKIATQELVQLASAGADADVEQIESLSQQAMEAFDAFRGPLDVAKETLQLDIADAVTAIKAKKDRINESEQRAAESREAVVATAGQTRLSASQAVTGFLAVGGAAIAITATLGVLISWSLIKPLMATIAMLDGIAQAGGDLTQRMATNRKDEFGTLAKAFNRFIEKIQATVTHVAENSKVLVASAAELNEAAARLAEGAADTSLRSSTVAASSEETSVSMAQILQTTQTMNNNFKAVSEAVDEMTQNISGIAGNTEQSSSIASDASVVANASHDKMMVLRQSATEIGRVTEVIQEIAEQTNLLALNATIEASRAGAAGRGFAVVAAEVKELAKQTAEATDDIRRRVAGIQKSSDEAVDSITQVNEVVSNVQTISTSIAAAVEDQRNVANKICQQFQSVTEGVQTVTHCLDESSVASVEATQNIIKVDEVAKRTAQDAAQAGDVGNRMTELANRLEETLSQFRY
- a CDS encoding OprO/OprP family phosphate-selective porin, with translation MRTILIAALVATTFSTSHAEDAAGLAPAATAEPSYDSLLASQVEALKTQNDLLREQIQLQSSDGYDANQVTFSDGISTEFVDDLNSLLEWRESVEKAEAKAAAKAALAPTIGFKGRFFFDAYNFSQNAESVAQVGNAENAVALRWAWIEMGGQVMENTSYRIWFDLAGQVSLLDVYLDFAELPYAQNVRVGHFFEPFGMEQLTPNKYLTFMERASAFNLGRNTGVMAHSDDDQANWTYGLGVFVSEQGSKPPRFQDDNDATAITGRLTWLPWYDEATDGRGVFHLGVGGSYRNLADDTAEFKHRPESYMAPVVIDTGVVAASDYQLLGLEAAYAYGSFAVQAEYQGASVNTLGPGSQYLDGAYIQTSYFLTGENRFYNRRSGSFSNKIVPLENFFRVRTGECSTCTGWGAWELAYRYAYNDLNDTTIQGGRMGVHQLGLNWYLSPYTRAMLDFIHSDADTTVANGGDLDIVQMRMQFNL